From a region of the Gloeocapsa sp. DLM2.Bin57 genome:
- the rsmD gene encoding 16S rRNA (guanine(966)-N(2))-methyltransferase RsmD has translation MRIYGNRELKTLPGRETRPTTARVREAVFNIWQHKIDNCRWLDICAGNGAMGAEALSRGAQLVVGIEQSGRACGVIKENWTKIAQTGQLFRIIKGDARSKLKTLTEEKFELIYFDPPYESDLYQPVLNLVAKLDLLTLGGEIAVEHDTRRGDSLVVTGLKQIRSKNYGNTGLTFYTVPSNSS, from the coding sequence ATGAGAATTTACGGGAATAGAGAATTAAAAACCTTACCAGGAAGAGAAACCAGACCAACTACAGCTAGAGTTAGAGAAGCGGTATTTAATATTTGGCAACACAAAATAGATAATTGTCGTTGGCTAGATATTTGCGCGGGAAATGGTGCGATGGGTGCAGAAGCTTTATCACGTGGTGCTCAATTAGTGGTAGGAATTGAACAATCAGGGCGTGCTTGTGGAGTAATTAAAGAAAATTGGACAAAAATAGCCCAAACTGGTCAATTATTCCGAATTATTAAAGGAGATGCGCGCAGTAAACTTAAAACTCTAACAGAGGAGAAATTTGAGTTAATTTATTTTGATCCTCCCTATGAGAGTGATTTATATCAACCAGTGTTAAACTTAGTCGCTAAATTAGACTTACTCACTCTAGGAGGAGAGATTGCTGTAGAGCATGATACCAGGAGGGGAGACAGTTTAGTTGTTACAGGGTTAAAACAGATTCGTAGCAAAAACTACGGTAACACTGGCTTAACATTTTATACCGTCCCCAGTAATAGCTCTTAA
- the hisH gene encoding imidazole glycerol phosphate synthase subunit HisH codes for MVEIAVIDYDMGNLHSACKGLEEAGAKPRITDSSREIAKAAGVVLPGVGAFDPAMQQIRKHNLEKPIKEAIANGKPFLGICLGLQILFEASEEGKEEGLGVIPGKVKRFYPEPNLTIPQMGWNQLALTQIDLNLWLGLPKNPYVYFVHSYYVQPADDQVTAATVTHGSQTVTAAIALDNLQALQFHPEKSSTIGLQILSNFVKRVSKR; via the coding sequence ATGGTAGAAATTGCTGTTATAGATTATGATATGGGAAACTTACACTCTGCTTGCAAAGGTTTAGAAGAAGCAGGGGCTAAACCTCGAATAACCGATTCTAGCAGGGAAATAGCCAAAGCCGCGGGGGTAGTTTTACCAGGAGTAGGTGCATTTGATCCAGCGATGCAACAAATTCGTAAACACAATCTCGAAAAACCCATCAAAGAGGCGATCGCCAATGGCAAGCCCTTTTTAGGTATATGTCTGGGATTGCAGATACTCTTTGAAGCATCAGAGGAAGGAAAAGAAGAGGGTTTAGGAGTAATTCCAGGTAAAGTTAAAAGGTTTTACCCCGAGCCTAATTTAACCATACCGCAAATGGGGTGGAATCAGCTAGCGTTAACACAAATAGATTTAAATCTTTGGTTGGGATTACCCAAAAACCCCTACGTTTACTTTGTCCATTCTTATTATGTGCAGCCTGCGGATGATCAAGTAACCGCCGCCACCGTAACCCATGGTAGTCAAACCGTAACTGCAGCGATCGCTCTAGACAACCTACAAGCCCTACAATTTCACCCCGAGAAATCCTCAACCATTGGGTTACAGATTCTGAGTAACTTTGTTAAGAGAGTGAGCAAAAGATGA
- a CDS encoding hemerythrin: protein MTIAYWHEEYCTGNSLVDEQHQNLFKIVNTLHDAMMQGKGKQILKQTLDELIKYTIDHFTTEEKLMLQYSYPYYKDHKRKHDELTDKVSNLAEEFTEGNILLNAEVLHFLNEWLIHHIKGEDLAMINFIRKKHDLPVSEYSQKDYHQNALAKIEEAQALIEQLKKSLKSKS from the coding sequence ATGACTATTGCATATTGGCACGAAGAATATTGTACAGGTAATTCTCTTGTTGATGAACAACATCAAAATCTCTTTAAAATTGTTAATACCTTACATGATGCTATGATGCAAGGAAAGGGGAAACAGATCCTAAAACAAACTCTAGATGAACTAATTAAATATACTATTGATCACTTTACTACTGAAGAAAAATTAATGCTCCAGTATAGTTATCCTTACTATAAAGATCATAAACGTAAACACGACGAACTTACTGATAAAGTTTCTAATTTAGCCGAAGAATTCACCGAAGGTAATATTTTACTTAATGCTGAAGTGCTCCATTTTCTCAATGAATGGTTAATCCATCATATCAAAGGAGAAGACCTCGCTATGATTAATTTTATTCGTAAAAAACACGATTTACCTGTATCTGAATATTCTCAAAAAGATTATCATCAAAACGCGTTAGCTAAGATAGAAGAAGCTCAAGCTTTAATTGAACAGCTTAAAAAATCTCTGAAATCTAAATCATGA
- a CDS encoding N-acyl-D-glucosamine 2-epimerase: MNSKSKFVTLVLSSIFSLLVTEQGVYSTERESPTGEDWLEHVREDLNPWWNQPAAWGDPIGNYPSYRCDNGEVVDTSSFLCYPYNVVNSHHYVNNKVIVSHSRQIYTYGAAYQLTGNPEFLSLAKAGVDWLLENGIDREKGGTYHITNNPNIDPLRRNAQQQAYAIQGLTFYYYLTGDKQILREINQLHNHIVDNYYDFDNKRIKMFPDEVEAESITRIQDPLDQLNSYLLLLASVAPERQQRRYTRQLVSISNILISEFYSPEDNIFWDRIDEPEQQTLAPGNANYGNSIKAMWMIYLTGKLADNQELIEFGETNIPRLLAQAYDQESGTWTNAPYLNEEGERVNDLEKSWWIYAVFNQTAGTLSLEDDSLMDTYLNSTINWWFENMVDREHYEVWNTLTYPELEPIKQKQYPWKNGYHSYEHALVGYITSQGTAGEPVELYFAPKRVLGAEFRPYYFSGDIVEVEVSRMPFLEQDNFPDISRYRQALVTFDNIGLNTAINRRNDLVFSTFDEVQLLDEPTTVPEPVTILATIFVAVIIPVMGQHKK; the protein is encoded by the coding sequence ATGAACAGTAAAAGTAAATTTGTTACTCTAGTTTTATCTAGTATATTTTCCTTGTTAGTTACCGAACAAGGGGTTTATAGTACCGAAAGAGAGTCTCCTACTGGGGAGGATTGGTTAGAACATGTCAGAGAAGACCTTAACCCCTGGTGGAATCAACCCGCAGCTTGGGGAGATCCCATTGGTAATTATCCTTCTTATCGTTGTGATAATGGAGAAGTTGTTGACACAAGTAGCTTTTTATGTTATCCGTATAATGTTGTCAATTCTCATCATTACGTCAACAATAAAGTTATCGTTAGTCATTCTCGTCAAATTTACACCTATGGTGCAGCTTATCAGTTAACAGGAAATCCCGAATTTCTGAGTTTAGCTAAAGCAGGTGTCGATTGGTTGTTAGAGAATGGAATAGATCGAGAAAAGGGCGGTACTTATCATATCACCAATAATCCTAATATAGATCCCTTAAGACGTAATGCTCAGCAACAAGCCTACGCAATACAGGGTTTAACTTTTTATTATTATTTAACTGGAGATAAACAAATTCTCAGAGAAATTAATCAATTGCATAATCATATTGTTGATAATTACTATGATTTTGATAATAAGAGAATTAAGATGTTTCCCGATGAGGTTGAAGCAGAATCAATCACCAGAATTCAAGACCCATTAGATCAACTCAATTCCTATTTATTACTATTAGCTTCTGTTGCTCCCGAAAGACAACAAAGAAGATATACCAGACAATTAGTTAGTATCTCTAATATACTCATTTCTGAATTTTATAGTCCTGAAGATAATATTTTTTGGGACAGAATAGACGAACCAGAACAACAAACCTTAGCTCCAGGTAATGCTAATTATGGTAACTCAATTAAGGCAATGTGGATGATTTATTTAACGGGTAAATTAGCCGATAATCAAGAATTAATTGAGTTTGGGGAGACTAATATACCTAGATTATTAGCACAAGCTTATGATCAAGAATCGGGGACATGGACAAACGCACCCTATCTTAACGAAGAGGGAGAAAGAGTAAACGATTTAGAGAAAAGTTGGTGGATATATGCTGTCTTCAATCAAACCGCGGGTACATTAAGTTTAGAAGATGATAGCTTGATGGATACTTATCTAAATTCTACGATTAATTGGTGGTTTGAAAATATGGTAGATAGGGAACATTATGAGGTCTGGAATACTTTAACCTATCCTGAATTAGAACCAATTAAACAGAAACAATACCCTTGGAAAAATGGCTATCATAGTTATGAACACGCTTTAGTAGGATATATAACTTCTCAGGGAACAGCAGGAGAACCCGTAGAATTATATTTTGCCCCTAAAAGAGTGCTAGGTGCTGAATTTAGACCCTATTATTTTAGTGGTGATATTGTTGAAGTAGAAGTCTCTAGAATGCCATTTTTAGAACAAGATAATTTCCCTGATATTAGTAGGTATAGACAGGCTTTAGTGACCTTTGATAATATTGGTTTAAACACAGCTATAAATCGTCGCAATGATCTAGTTTTTAGTACTTTTGATGAGGTACAGTTATTAGATGAACCCACTACAGTACCAGAACCTGTAACTATTTTGGCTACAATTTTTGTGGCAGTAATCATACCAGTAATGGGTCAACATAAAAAGTAA
- a CDS encoding thiol:disulfide interchange protein, whose translation MSDNPGTKVRNILLATTAIALSVAIFIGSSGNNSSSLEAQAQQSVDLDIALTDGKPTLVEFYADWCTSCQTMAPDLAILKQKYAQSVDFVMLNVDNPKWLPEVLRYRVDGIPHFIFLDEQGEAIAQTIGEQPLTVMTENLDALTANLPIPHSYSLGQTSQFNPPVNNKKTIPEDPRSHGV comes from the coding sequence ATGAGTGATAATCCCGGAACAAAGGTCAGAAATATTCTCCTCGCTACTACGGCGATCGCTTTAAGTGTAGCTATTTTTATCGGTAGTAGTGGTAATAATTCCAGTTCCCTAGAAGCTCAGGCTCAACAATCAGTAGATTTAGATATCGCTCTGACTGATGGTAAGCCTACTCTAGTGGAATTTTACGCTGATTGGTGCACTAGTTGTCAAACTATGGCCCCTGATTTAGCCATCTTAAAACAAAAATATGCTCAGTCTGTAGATTTTGTCATGTTAAACGTGGATAACCCCAAATGGTTACCAGAAGTGTTGCGTTATCGCGTTGATGGTATCCCTCATTTTATCTTCTTAGACGAGCAAGGAGAGGCGATCGCCCAAACTATTGGCGAACAACCTCTCACAGTTATGACAGAAAATTTAGACGCTTTGACAGCTAATTTACCCATACCCCATAGTTACTCTCTTGGTCAAACTTCTCAATTTAACCCACCAGTCAACAATAAAAAAACCATACCTGAAGATCCTCGCAGTCATGGAGTTTGA
- a CDS encoding class I SAM-dependent methyltransferase, with the protein MTNALINIDFQKDNFNKAYEKVIINNTFFEQDAYYLNYKSRYLNTIKALSKLNLPISSNILEISGGQISLLLKEMYNLNCTVVDVNDKYETGIIENGIDFCVCDLLHDDIPGENQYDLIVMCEVIEHLTVPPDWTFKKLKKHLKPGGWLLLTTPNFYRFRNLVRMVLGIEIFCPFFQPERGQGIGHFIEYSKENLEWSLEKAGFESITIEHKQLDFSGATTLAKLARIISSPLFIRPLWRDNLVATAQKPNNSVLS; encoded by the coding sequence ATGACTAATGCGTTGATTAACATTGATTTCCAAAAAGACAATTTTAATAAAGCTTATGAAAAAGTTATCATCAATAATACCTTTTTTGAGCAAGATGCATATTATCTGAATTATAAATCTAGATATTTAAATACAATCAAAGCTCTAAGTAAATTAAATTTACCAATATCTAGTAATATTTTAGAAATTAGTGGTGGACAGATTAGCCTATTATTGAAAGAAATGTACAATCTCAACTGCACAGTTGTAGATGTTAACGATAAATATGAAACAGGAATCATAGAAAATGGTATAGATTTTTGTGTATGTGATTTACTGCACGATGATATACCAGGAGAAAATCAATATGATTTAATAGTTATGTGTGAAGTAATAGAACACTTAACTGTACCTCCGGATTGGACTTTTAAAAAACTGAAAAAACATTTAAAACCAGGCGGTTGGTTATTATTAACAACCCCCAATTTTTATAGGTTTAGAAACTTAGTTAGAATGGTACTGGGTATCGAAATATTTTGTCCATTTTTTCAACCAGAAAGAGGACAAGGAATTGGACACTTTATAGAATACAGCAAAGAAAACTTGGAATGGTCTCTAGAAAAAGCAGGATTTGAGTCAATCACAATTGAACACAAGCAGCTTGATTTTTCTGGTGCAACAACGTTAGCAAAATTAGCTAGAATAATAAGCAGCCCTTTATTTATACGCCCTCTTTGGCGAGACAATTTAGTAGCAACAGCACAAAAACCGAATAACTCTGTATTAAGTTAA
- a CDS encoding elongation factor G, translated as MKDLSLYRNIGIFAHVDAGKTTTTERILKLTGKIHKIGEVHEGAATTDFMEQEQERGITIQSAATTCYWKDHQFNIIDTPGHVDFTIEVYRSLKVLDGGIGVFCGSGGVEPQSETNWRYANDSKVARIIYVNKLDRLGADFYRVVQQVKDVLGAKPLVMVLPIGVEEQFCGVVDLLTRKAWIWDDSGDPEKYEIKDVPADMVDEVEKYREMLVEMAVEEDDEMMEKYLEGEEISIEELKQCIRKGTRELHFFPTYCGSSFKNKGVQLVLDGVVDYLPAPAEVNPQLEMDLEGHPTGGVAYVDPEKPLRALAFKIMDDRFGALTFVRIYSGKINKGDNVLNTATGKTERVGRMVEMHANDRQEIESAQAGDIIAIVGMKNVQTGHTIADPKNPATLEPMVFPDPVISVAIKPKQKGGNEKMGMAISKMVQEDPSFRVETDEESGETIIKGMGELHLDIKVDILRRTYGVDVEVGKPQVAYRESITKRIEDSYTHKKQSGGSGQYGKIDYVLEPGEPGSGFQFESKVTGGNVPREYWPAVQKGFETSIVKGMLAGYPCVDMKVTLTDGAFHPVDSSAIAFEIAAKAGYRQSFPKAAPQILEPIMKVDVFTPDDHMGDVIGDLNRRRGIIKSQDKTPMGVRVKADAPLSEMFGYIGDLRTMTSGRGQFSMEFSHYAPCPANVAETVIKEAKERQEAAS; from the coding sequence ATGAAAGACCTCTCACTCTATCGTAACATCGGTATTTTTGCTCACGTTGACGCAGGTAAAACCACCACCACAGAAAGAATCCTCAAATTAACAGGAAAAATTCACAAAATTGGTGAAGTACACGAAGGTGCAGCAACCACAGACTTCATGGAGCAAGAACAAGAGCGTGGGATCACTATTCAATCAGCTGCAACCACCTGTTATTGGAAAGATCATCAATTTAACATCATCGATACACCCGGTCACGTTGACTTTACAATCGAGGTATATCGTTCTCTAAAAGTTCTCGACGGTGGAATCGGCGTTTTTTGTGGTTCTGGTGGAGTTGAACCCCAGTCAGAAACTAACTGGCGTTATGCTAATGATTCTAAAGTAGCTCGGATTATTTACGTCAATAAATTAGACCGTCTCGGTGCAGATTTTTACAGAGTAGTTCAACAAGTTAAAGATGTTCTAGGAGCAAAACCATTAGTAATGGTACTACCTATCGGGGTAGAAGAACAATTCTGTGGAGTAGTGGACTTACTTACTCGTAAAGCTTGGATTTGGGATGATTCGGGAGATCCAGAAAAATACGAAATCAAAGATGTCCCCGCAGATATGGTAGATGAGGTAGAAAAATACCGCGAAATGTTAGTTGAAATGGCGGTAGAAGAAGATGACGAAATGATGGAAAAATACCTCGAGGGAGAAGAAATCTCTATAGAAGAACTCAAGCAATGTATCCGTAAAGGTACACGAGAGTTACATTTCTTCCCTACCTATTGTGGTTCATCCTTTAAAAACAAAGGTGTACAATTAGTTCTCGATGGAGTAGTTGATTATCTCCCCGCTCCTGCTGAGGTCAACCCTCAACTAGAAATGGACTTAGAAGGACATCCTACAGGTGGGGTTGCTTATGTAGATCCAGAAAAACCCTTGCGCGCTTTAGCTTTCAAAATTATGGACGATCGCTTTGGTGCTCTAACCTTTGTGCGTATTTATTCTGGTAAAATTAATAAAGGCGATAACGTACTCAATACCGCTACTGGTAAAACAGAAAGGGTTGGTCGTATGGTGGAAATGCACGCTAACGATCGCCAAGAAATCGAATCAGCTCAAGCAGGTGATATCATCGCGATCGTCGGTATGAAAAATGTTCAAACAGGACACACTATCGCTGATCCTAAAAACCCCGCAACCCTCGAACCCATGGTCTTCCCTGACCCCGTTATTTCTGTAGCTATTAAACCTAAGCAAAAGGGTGGTAACGAGAAAATGGGTATGGCTATTAGTAAAATGGTACAAGAAGACCCCTCTTTCCGCGTGGAAACCGACGAAGAAAGCGGCGAAACCATTATTAAGGGTATGGGTGAACTGCATCTAGATATTAAAGTGGATATTCTCCGACGCACCTATGGTGTAGATGTAGAAGTGGGTAAACCTCAAGTAGCTTATCGTGAATCTATCACTAAACGCATTGAAGATAGCTATACCCATAAGAAACAGTCAGGGGGTTCTGGTCAATATGGTAAGATTGACTACGTACTCGAACCTGGAGAACCTGGTAGTGGCTTCCAATTTGAATCTAAGGTAACAGGAGGTAATGTACCTAGAGAATATTGGCCCGCTGTGCAAAAAGGCTTTGAAACCAGTATCGTTAAAGGTATGTTAGCGGGTTATCCTTGTGTAGATATGAAGGTAACCCTCACAGATGGTGCTTTCCACCCCGTTGACTCCTCGGCGATCGCTTTTGAAATCGCAGCTAAAGCAGGTTATCGTCAATCTTTCCCTAAAGCTGCTCCCCAAATCCTCGAACCAATTATGAAGGTGGACGTCTTTACCCCTGATGACCACATGGGAGATGTTATCGGTGACCTTAACCGTCGTCGTGGTATAATTAAATCTCAAGACAAAACACCTATGGGGGTTCGCGTTAAAGCTGATGCTCCTTTGAGTGAAATGTTCGGTTATATCGGTGATTTACGTACTATGACTTCAGGACGTGGTCAGTTTTCCATGGAATTTTCTCATTATGCTCCTTGTCCTGCTAATGTAGCAGAAACTGTAATCAAAGAAGCAAAAGAACGTCAGGAAGCTGCGTCTTAA
- a CDS encoding glycosyltransferase codes for MLKLIIPIPYYVPGGVEKVMLALITEFSQQLEQVIIVASPKTINYFRTKLPENDSLVYEYFGWADVNHLNKLRQIGLINRFINLAEALNLTKLSQYLNSLTEKINYDKKIIFLSNKYQANYCLYLLANKMRCPNLNIPLAMVSYDLFWRCAPLKYSKEYQNIYDNSLLNWLKKANHIVTISAKTKQEINKKFPGFTDKISPVPLAGYSISVCESIQPENIFYFPSSFSIYKDHLTLIKAGLLLAEKQLNFQILLTGKETDKLVKGDLDLSQQKESQEYQQYLREYAEIYQENQEVIQRYFVGLGYGELEQVEKSYAKSLCVVMPSIYEGFGLAISEAVTRGLPVIASDLDVFHEQVELYQCSDRVEFFPPGDAETLAKLMEKMLLHPQQRLSQSEIERRFSHWTWREVAQEYINILVKLPQD; via the coding sequence ATGCTTAAATTAATTATTCCTATTCCTTATTATGTACCTGGTGGAGTAGAAAAGGTTATGCTGGCTCTGATTACTGAATTTAGTCAACAGTTAGAGCAGGTTATTATTGTTGCTTCTCCTAAAACTATTAACTATTTTCGGACTAAATTACCTGAGAATGATTCTCTTGTTTATGAATATTTTGGTTGGGCCGATGTTAATCATCTCAATAAGTTACGTCAAATTGGTTTAATTAATAGATTTATTAATCTAGCAGAAGCTCTTAATCTTACTAAATTATCACAATATTTAAACTCATTAACTGAAAAAATAAATTATGATAAAAAAATTATTTTTTTAAGTAATAAATATCAAGCTAATTACTGTTTATATCTACTTGCTAATAAAATGAGATGTCCAAATCTCAATATACCTTTAGCAATGGTCAGTTATGATTTATTCTGGCGTTGTGCTCCTTTAAAATATTCCAAAGAATATCAAAATATTTATGATAATTCTTTATTAAATTGGTTAAAAAAAGCTAATCATATTGTTACTATTTCAGCTAAAACTAAACAAGAGATTAATAAAAAATTTCCAGGCTTTACTGATAAAATAAGCCCTGTTCCTTTGGCTGGTTATAGTATTAGTGTTTGTGAGTCTATTCAACCAGAAAATATCTTTTATTTTCCTTCTTCTTTTAGTATTTATAAAGACCATTTAACCCTGATAAAAGCGGGATTACTTCTAGCAGAAAAACAACTCAATTTTCAAATACTCTTAACAGGAAAAGAAACGGATAAACTAGTAAAAGGAGATTTAGACTTATCCCAACAAAAAGAGTCTCAAGAATATCAACAATATTTAAGAGAATATGCCGAAATTTATCAAGAAAATCAAGAAGTTATCCAAAGATATTTTGTGGGGTTAGGATATGGGGAACTAGAGCAAGTAGAAAAAAGTTACGCAAAAAGCTTATGTGTAGTAATGCCTTCTATTTATGAAGGATTTGGGTTAGCTATTTCAGAAGCAGTCACTAGAGGATTACCAGTAATTGCCAGTGATTTAGATGTTTTTCATGAGCAAGTAGAATTATATCAATGTAGCGATCGCGTGGAATTTTTCCCTCCTGGTGATGCTGAGACTCTGGCTAAATTAATGGAAAAAATGCTACTTCACCCCCAACAGAGACTATCACAGTCAGAAATTGAACGACGTTTTAGTCATTGGACTTGGCGAGAAGTAGCACAAGAATATATAAATATCCTGGTCAAATTACCCCAGGATTAA